Proteins encoded within one genomic window of Setaria italica strain Yugu1 chromosome IV, Setaria_italica_v2.0, whole genome shotgun sequence:
- the LOC101784042 gene encoding F-box/LRR-repeat protein 14-like has product MIIRFLLLPPVSWDDDNEEQRLRSRGGDRDESGRTQRGNPAAGLPSFTYNRSVRHNVTGEEAATCSVCLGAFQTGEAVRLLPVCLHLYHVECIDPWLDAHSTLKALQEITSAGLLSVAVGCKSLSALRLMSCKNVGWMKLQKFWFQNKYLPNTFKFDGPSSMVGSQSRYDFCCDFLKDLTLARITTEQEIGLCCLLRKCKALENISLYYALGVHDNDMITLAQNNRNLRSISLMLTPQHCEDYVYRTSLTDDSLKAIALWCPMLQSFELTFFGCKPDYPEIGFTQEGLVMLIQSCPIRDLTLSGANIFDDEGMKALSCARFLESLKLVRCIAITDAGVHLLARSPSLINLTLELCDGLTYHGVAEFVRARKLESLTIEKCSRISLKAVQGAAKTVHHTDDCPGFKEWVERCV; this is encoded by the exons ATGATTATACGTTTTCTATTACTACCGCCGGTGTCATGGGACGACGACAACGAGGAGCAGCGTCtgcgcagccgcggcggcgaccgcgacgAGAGCGGCCGCACGCAGCGCGGCAACCCGGCGGCGGGCCTCCCGTCGTTCACGTACAACCGGTCGGTGAGACACAACGTGACGGGCGAGGAAGCGGCGACGTGCTCCGTGTGCCTCGGCGCGTTCCAGACCGGGGAGGCGGTGCGGCTGCTGCCGGTGTGCCTGCACCTGTACCACGTCGAGTGCATCGATCCGTGGCTGGACGCGCACTCAAC GTTGAAAGCGTTACAAGAAATAACTTCAGCTGGTCTTCTCTCGGTGGCTGTTGGTTGCAAGAGTCTATCTGCTCTCCGCCTTATGAGCTGCAAGAACGTAG GATGGATGAAGCTCCAGAAGTTTTGGTTTCAGAATAAGTATTTGCCAAACACATTTAAGTTTGATGGCCCTTCGTCTATGGTAGGCAGCCAGTCTAGATATGACTTCTGCTGTGATTTCTTGAAGGATTTGACTTTGGCTCGGATCACAACGGAGCAAGAAATAGGACTCTGTTGTCTCCTGAGAAAGTGCAAAGCATTAGAAAATATTTCCCTTTATTATGCTCTTGGTGTACATGACAATGACATGATTACGCTAGCTCAGAACAACAGAAACCTTAGAAGCATCTCACTTATGCTGACACCTCAGCACTGTGAAGATTATGTTTACAGGACATCATTGACTGATGACAGCCTAAAGGCCATAGCCCTCTGGTGTCCAATGCTTCAGTCTTTCGAGCTCACATTTTTTGGATGCAAACCCGATTACCCTGAAATAGGCTTCACACAGGAGGGCCTTGTGATGCTCATTCAGTCTTGTCCAATTCGTGATCTAACACTCAGTGGTGCCAACATCTTTGATGACGAGGGAATGAAGGCCCTCTCATGTGCACGATTCCTAGAATCGCTCAAGCTTGTCCGTTGCATTGCGATAACTGATGCTGGGGTGCACCTCCTTGCACGCAGTCCATCTTTGATCAACCTCACGCTAGAGTTATGTGATGGTTTGACATATCATGGAGTAGCCGAGTTTGTGCGTGCACGGAAGTTAGAGTCTCTGACTATTGAAAAATGTTCTCGGATATCTCTCAAAGCTGTACAAGGGGCTGCCAAAACTGTTCACCACACTGATGACTGCCCAGGCTTTAAGGAGTGGGTGGAACGCTGTGTGTAA